The following proteins are co-located in the Triplophysa dalaica isolate WHDGS20190420 chromosome 2, ASM1584641v1, whole genome shotgun sequence genome:
- the dand5 gene encoding DAN domain family member 5, producing MTSQIIFFILLSVSTLVCAFPRTASRNFHRHPRKDFESSGSGPDEPIRGSVRVVKMSPHFLRRAAGAFGNHAPSRSTQGRSAFPAFLARGLQGPSVLTHDKPAALLPNMGASNTGDAKKQGLEMWQKVTRKIDGGREAVALRINHKDMSKQSCAAVPFTQRITEGGCETVTVHNNMCFGQCTSMFVPSNGESRGQRDAHCTRCGPSKSRYVVVPLRCGTEVRERRVMVVEECKCETGSEDVKSQNTETLHL from the exons ATGACttctcaaattatcttctttatCTTATTGTCAGTGAGCACTTTGGTTTGTGCTTTTCCGCGAACAGCATCGCGGAACTTTCACAGACATCCTCGGAAAGATTTTGAATCTTCGGGGAGCGGACCAGACGAACCTATTCGGGGATCAGTCAGAGTTGTCAAAATGAGCCCTCATTTTCTGAGACGAGCCGCCGGTGCCTTTGGAAATCACGCGCCATCAAGAAGCACACAAGGTCGCAGCGCGTTTCCTGCTTTCTTGGCCCGCGGGCTTCAAGGGCCGTCTGTCCTGACCCATGACAAACCTGCGGCTCTGCTTCCTAACATGGGCGCGAGCAACACAGGGGATGCGAAGAAACAAGGTCTCGAGATGTGGCAGAAAGTGACCCGGAAAATTGATGGAGGCAGAGAGGCCGTGGCGCTGCGAATCAACCATAAAGACATGTCCAAACAGAGCTGTGCCGCTGTTCCCTTTACCCAG CGCATAACGGAGGGCGGCTGTGAGACCGTGACCGTTCACAACAACATGTGCTTTGGTCAGTGCACGTCCATGTTTGTTCCATCCAACGGAGAGTCTCGTGGACAGCGAGACGCGCACTGCACGCGCTGCGGACCTTCAAAATCGCGCTATGTGGTCGTGCCCCTGCGCTGCGGGacagaagtgagagagagacgcGTTATGGTCGTTGAAGAGTGCAAGTGCGAGACGGGTAGCGAAGACGTCAAGAGTCAGAACACAGAAACGCTTCATCTatga